The proteins below come from a single Malus sylvestris chromosome 3, drMalSylv7.2, whole genome shotgun sequence genomic window:
- the LOC126616125 gene encoding histone H3.2 — protein sequence MARTKQTARKSTGGKAPRKQLATKAARKSAPATGGVKKPHRFRPGTVALREIRKYQKSTELLIRKLPFQRLVREIAQDFKTDLRFQSSAVAALQEAAEAYLVGLFEDTNLCAIHAKRVTIMPKDIQLARRIRGERA from the coding sequence ATGGCTCGCACCAAGCAGACTGCTCGCAAGTCCACCGGAGGCAAAGCCCCAAGGAAGCAGCTGGCCACCAAGGCTGCCCGGAAGTCGGCTCCGGCGACCGGAGGAGTGAAGAAGCCCCACCGCTTCAGGCCCGGAACTGTGGCGCTGAGggagatcaggaagtaccagAAGAGCACTGAGCTCCTGATCCGCAAGCTTCCGTTCCAGAGGCTCGTGAGGGAGATCGCCCAGGACTTCAAGACCGATCTGAGGTTCCAGAGCAGCGCTGTGGCGGCCCTTCAGGAGGCGGCGGAGGCGTACTTGGTGGGTCTGTTCGAGGATACCAACCTGTGTGCGATTCATGCCAAGAGGGTCACAATCATGCCCAAGGACATCCAGCTCGCTCGTAGGATCAGAGGCGAGAGGgcttaa